GAATGTGGTCGGCCAAGAAAAGCCCCATATACTCGAATTGCTGTGTATCATGATCACCTAGCACCCGGCCAGGATCGAAAAACTATTACAGAATGAACTCAACATAGTGCATTAGACGATATATTAGGTAGACAAGGCTGAACGTCCTAAGGATAGGGCTTATGTTAATGCCGCCACATACTACAGATAGTCTCGTGGTGGAGGAGCGGCCCTGGCCAGGTACACAACGTCCCAGAATCGTATTTCCCGCAGGTAGATGCAAAAGAACGAGAGCGCGCTGGGCATCCTGGGAACTGTAGTGTTCTCTAGAGCCCACTCTGCGCAGGCGCAAGCGCAAAAGAGGCACTTCCGGGAGCAGGCGCCACATTTCCCCAAAGAAGAAGCGCCGCGGAGGTTTCCGGGAGGAGCAATGGCTACCTACAGTCTGGCAAATGAACGACTGCGCGCCCTGGAGGACATCGAAAGGGAAATCGGCGCCATCCTTCAGAACGCAGGTTCGGGAAGAGCCCGGGGCGCCCGCATGCGCCGACTGGACTCCGCGCGTACTCGGGCGGGACCGCACGCGCATGCGCGGCGAGACTGGCGGGGGTGGAGCCGGGCACTCCGCCCCGGAGTGGGGCTAAGGGGCCAACCCCTTTTCTATCTCCGCCCTCTCCCCGGCCTGGCAGGGACCGTGATCCTAGAACTGTCCAAGGAGAAGACCAACGACCGGCTCCTGGACCGGCAGGCGGCGGCCTTCACCGCCTCCGTGCAGCACGTGGAGGCGGAGCTGTCGGCTCAGATTCGCTACCTCACCCAGGTGGGTGTTGCTGCTCCCCGCCTTAGCCCTGGGGAGCCCGTGGCCGAGCATTCGCTGGGCAGGATTGGGCCTCTTCATGCTGGCCTCAACCCGACCAGGGTAGGCCCGCTCCTTACCGGGCTGTGGGCTGTTTATTCTTCTGAAAGGAAAGTTTAGAAGTGGCCGTGCCTACCTGGGTATCATCACCCTTGCCCTCGGATAGGGAAGTTCCTGGGAGAGGGTGTATATAAACAGTGCCTAGTCAGACCGGGTGGCAGAGGCCTGTTAtctcagctcctcaggaagctgaCGCAAAAgagtcacaagttcaaggactgCTTGGGCAATTTAGCCAGTCTCAGTCACTTAAGTGAAAAAAGAGGGCTAAGAACTGTAGTTCAATGGTAaaagttcttgcctagcatggtTCAGTCCCCTGTACTGGAAGCTGGCAGGATGGCGTGTAAAGTCACAGAGCTTTGTACCTTAGAGACTTCACCTGTGAAATACGTCGTTGCAAGAAAAGGGACTGTACTGAGAGGATTCCAAAGTCCTTACTACAGCTACCGCATACCCCCAACCAGGCAATCTACATTACCTTACAACAACTCTACTGTTGTCTCTCATTTCACAGGTGAGGTTAACAGAAGAGTCATTTGCCTTAGATCACCAAGCTGCCAGTCAGCTGAGTAGATCGAACTCAGGGAAGAAAAGGACTCTGATGCCTGGTTGGGGATGGATAAGGGAAGCCCTTGCTCCATGGATTAATTGAATTGCCTTGTAGGTGGCCACGGGGCAACCCCATGAGGGCTCCAGCTACTCATCAAGGAAGGACTGCCAAATGGCTCTGAAGCGTGTAGAGTATGCCCGCCTCAAGCTCAGCGATGTTGCACGAACCTGTGAGCAGATGTTAGAAAGCTAAACCAAGAACATGGATCCAGAGATGACCTACTCGTACCTTGGGACACAACCTGGAGACCTGTGGGATGGGGAGCACAGAGTGACACCTGTCCTGCTGGTTTGAGTCATGCAGGACCAAGGAGCAGAAGGTAGCAATGGAGAAACTAAAGTCCACGCCTGCGCCTAGTTCTGCCCTGGCCCCTTCAGTACCGTGTTTCTGCTTTCCGTTACTTAAGCTCAAGACATTGGGCTGCCCAACCCACCTCCTCATGCAAACCTCTGCCCCCAGAGTCCTTAGCCCAATGAAGATAATATtcttcttttatgatttttagttttaattttaatttcatttttgtgtgtggagtAAGAGTGCAGGCATACAAGTGCTGTggacatgtggagatcagagcacAACATTTCAGGTCGAACCTTGCCTTCTACCTcatgtgaggcagggtctgtctctCTGGATCTTGcactgctgttctttgctgcactgcccacaagcttctgggaaattcttttCTGCCTTCCATATCCCTGTTAGCCTGCTGGCATTACAGAAACCTTCCGTGGCTTCCAGCTTCTTAAGTGGGGTCTGGAGGTCAAGCTTGGGAACTCCCAACTTgagaggcaaacactttattcactgaactatctcctcaggcCCAACATAATGTTTTTCTAATAAGCTGAACATGATGGCTCCCTAttatcccatcactcgggaggatgaggcagtaggatccctgtgagtttgaaaccaccctggtctatacagtgaagtccaggtcattcTGGAGTACACAGTAAgacactgtcaaaaaaaaaaaaaaaaaaaggaagccaggcatgatggcacacttctttaatcctagcgctcaggaagcagaggtaggaggatcacagtgagtttgaggctgacctgagactacctagtgaattccaggttggtctaggctagagtgagaccccaccttgaaaaataaaaataaataaagaagaaaatgaaggactcagaagatggatcagcagctaaaggtgcgtgcttgcaaagcctgccagctctgggttcagtccccaagcCTCCCATGTAAACCAGGGGCAAAAAGAGGCACAAGTATTCCATGTTCATTTGTTGCATCCatgctttggcatgcccatacagacatcacatacacatgtacaaataaatgaattaaaaatttaaagaaaaaagtatgtGTTCTTATTGGAAGAGACGAAATAAAAACTAAGGACTAGagactagcagttaaggcacttgtaaaccagacacacaaggtggtgcatgcatctggagttcattcacagtcgctagaagccctggagcacccattctctacccccttccctccctccctccaataagcaaataaatataaaaattgaaaaaaagaactaaggttttatttttggtttttcaaggtagggtctcgctctagcccaggctgacctggaattcactatgtagtctcaggctggcctcaaagtcatgacgatcctccagcctctgcctcccaagcgttgggattaaaggtgtgtgccaccaacccGGCAAAGTAAGAGTTTTAATAG
This is a stretch of genomic DNA from Jaculus jaculus isolate mJacJac1 chromosome 9, mJacJac1.mat.Y.cur, whole genome shotgun sequence. It encodes these proteins:
- the Med11 gene encoding mediator of RNA polymerase II transcription subunit 11 isoform X2, whose translation is MATYSLANERLRALEDIEREIGAILQNAGTVILELSKEKTNDRLLDRQAAAFTASVQHVEAELSAQIRYLTQVRLTEESFALDHQAASQLSRSNSGKKRTLMPGWGWIREALAPWIN
- the Med11 gene encoding mediator of RNA polymerase II transcription subunit 11 isoform X1, giving the protein MATYSLANERLRALEDIEREIGAILQNAGTVILELSKEKTNDRLLDRQAAAFTASVQHVEAELSAQIRYLTQVATGQPHEGSSYSSRKDCQMALKRVEYARLKLSDVARTCEQMLES